From Haloarcula hispanica ATCC 33960, the proteins below share one genomic window:
- a CDS encoding ABC transporter substrate-binding protein, with amino-acid sequence MSRDTNRRAFMKRTGAIGTVGLLGGLAGCSTEQTDGGGGDGGDGGMTGTGTDSGGDSGPESPDVLMVVGYPQSGVQLFKDFYADYGDDAADILVTDGLQDGELPSNVGDDMSNVRGTAPSAAGPGVDTFTEQFTSEFDYDEAGVFTSQAYDATAVQILANLLAGENDGQAVRDHMRVVANPGGDTYGPSELPAAVEAAAAGENIQYEGASSAVDFDENGDMASAQYQVFGFQDGGGVDTLNTVDFDAGDDIPQPEPNGSGSDPGRTVRFGVLMPETGDLGPLGRPIRDGAILPALQLEGEVDFEFDYQVGDTQTQAQAGIDAANSLVSDGYPSITGAASSETSIQVARNVLVDSGVVGCSPASTSPTITDLEDNDYMFRTPPSDALQGQVLAQVGVDELGAATASTLYVNNSYGQALQEAFAGAFEAEGGTIVNQVGFEQQQSSYTSEINSAMNQ; translated from the coding sequence ATGAGTCGCGATACCAATCGGCGAGCGTTCATGAAGCGCACTGGGGCGATAGGCACCGTGGGTCTGCTTGGTGGGTTGGCAGGCTGTTCAACCGAACAGACTGACGGTGGCGGCGGCGACGGCGGTGATGGTGGGATGACCGGTACCGGGACCGACTCGGGTGGCGACAGCGGCCCGGAATCGCCGGACGTGCTGATGGTCGTCGGCTATCCACAGAGCGGTGTGCAACTGTTCAAGGACTTCTACGCCGACTACGGCGACGACGCTGCTGACATCCTCGTCACCGACGGACTGCAGGACGGCGAGCTACCGAGTAACGTCGGCGACGATATGTCGAACGTCCGCGGCACGGCCCCGTCGGCGGCCGGTCCCGGAGTCGATACGTTCACGGAGCAGTTCACCTCCGAGTTCGACTACGACGAGGCCGGCGTGTTCACATCACAGGCCTACGATGCGACAGCGGTCCAGATTCTCGCCAACCTGCTGGCCGGGGAAAACGACGGACAGGCCGTCCGAGATCATATGCGTGTCGTCGCCAATCCGGGCGGCGACACGTACGGCCCCTCCGAACTGCCAGCGGCCGTCGAAGCGGCCGCCGCGGGCGAGAACATTCAGTACGAGGGGGCTTCGAGCGCGGTCGACTTCGACGAAAACGGGGACATGGCCTCGGCGCAGTACCAAGTCTTCGGCTTTCAGGACGGTGGGGGCGTCGATACGCTCAACACCGTCGACTTCGACGCGGGCGACGACATCCCGCAGCCGGAACCGAACGGCTCCGGGAGCGACCCCGGACGAACGGTCCGGTTCGGTGTGCTGATGCCCGAGACCGGCGATCTCGGGCCGCTCGGCAGGCCGATCCGCGACGGGGCGATCCTCCCGGCCCTGCAACTCGAAGGCGAGGTCGACTTCGAGTTCGATTACCAGGTCGGTGACACCCAGACCCAGGCACAGGCGGGCATCGACGCGGCCAACTCCCTCGTCAGCGATGGATATCCGTCGATTACCGGAGCGGCCAGCTCCGAAACGTCGATACAGGTCGCCAGAAATGTGCTCGTCGACAGTGGTGTCGTCGGCTGTTCGCCAGCGTCCACGTCGCCGACGATTACCGACCTCGAAGACAACGACTACATGTTCCGCACCCCGCCCAGCGACGCGCTGCAGGGACAGGTTCTGGCGCAAGTCGGTGTGGACGAGCTCGGTGCCGCAACCGCATCGACGCTGTACGTGAACAACAGCTACGGCCAGGCACTGCAGGAGGCGTTCGCCGGCGCGTTCGAAGCAGAAGGCGGGACCATCGTCAACCAGGTCGGCTTCGAGCAACAGCAGTCCTCCTACACGTCCGAAATCAACAGCGCGATGAACCAGTAA
- the sod gene encoding superoxide dismutase, producing the protein MPEHSNPELPPLPYDYDALEPHISEQVLTWHHDTHHQGYVNGLESAEETLAENRESGDFGSSAAAMGNVTHNGCGHYLHTLFWENMDPNGGGEPEGELLDRIEEDFGSYEGWKGEFEAAASAAGGWALLVYDPVAKQLRNVPVDKHDQGALWGSHPILALDVWEHSYYYDYGPARGDFIDAFFEVVDWDKAAEEYDKVVGRVE; encoded by the coding sequence ATGCCCGAACATTCCAATCCCGAACTGCCACCGCTCCCGTACGACTACGACGCGCTGGAGCCACACATCTCCGAGCAGGTGCTCACCTGGCACCACGACACCCACCATCAGGGGTACGTAAACGGCCTCGAATCGGCCGAGGAGACGCTCGCCGAGAACCGCGAATCCGGTGACTTCGGTTCGAGCGCGGCCGCGATGGGCAACGTCACCCACAACGGCTGTGGACACTATCTCCACACGCTGTTCTGGGAGAACATGGATCCCAACGGCGGCGGCGAGCCGGAAGGCGAACTCCTCGACCGCATCGAGGAGGACTTCGGGTCCTACGAAGGCTGGAAGGGCGAGTTCGAAGCCGCCGCATCAGCCGCCGGCGGCTGGGCGCTGCTCGTGTACGACCCCGTTGCCAAGCAACTGCGCAACGTGCCGGTCGACAAACACGACCAGGGCGCGCTCTGGGGCTCCCATCCAATCCTCGCGCTCGACGTCTGGGAGCACTCCTACTACTACGACTACGGCCCCGCTCGCGGCGACTTCATCGACGCCTTCTTCGAGGTTGTCGACTGGGACAAGGCCGCTGAAGAGTACGACAAGGTCGTCGGCCGCGTCGAATAA
- a CDS encoding cryptochrome/photolyase family protein: MRLHWHRRDLRATDNAGLAAATPSDPVVPVFVFDRDVLDHAGPPRVAFMLDALDSLREWYRDRGSDLVVAEGDPTAVLPDLAAEYGAEKVTWGKDYSGLARERDAAVRQALDDADVAREAVQNAVLHEPGEITTNDGDPYSVFTYFGRKWHDREKATPYEPPPADELADVDGDALPTLADLGFDEPEADVPAAGTDEARALLDDFLAENVYEYEERRDFPADECTSRLSAHLKFGTIGIREVYDRTEDAKEGTGGDRRESVREFQSQLAWREFYTQVLFAHPHVVSSNYKSYENPIEWENDEELLQAWKDGETGYPIVDAGMRQLREEAYMHNRVRMIVASFLTKDLLIDWRHGYEWFREKLVDHDTANDNGGWQWAASTGTDAQPYFRIFNPMTQGEDYDPDAEYIKEYVPELRDAAPEIIHDWNDCSLTQRRNAAPEYPDPVVKHSDRREQALAMFERARGDD; the protein is encoded by the coding sequence ATGCGCCTGCACTGGCATCGCCGTGACCTCCGGGCGACGGACAACGCCGGCCTCGCCGCGGCGACCCCGTCCGACCCCGTTGTCCCGGTGTTCGTCTTCGACAGGGACGTTCTTGACCACGCCGGCCCGCCCCGGGTCGCGTTCATGCTGGACGCGCTCGACAGTTTGCGCGAGTGGTACCGCGACCGCGGCAGTGACCTCGTCGTCGCCGAAGGCGACCCCACGGCCGTCCTGCCGGACCTCGCAGCCGAGTACGGCGCGGAAAAAGTCACCTGGGGCAAAGACTACTCCGGGCTCGCACGAGAGCGCGACGCCGCCGTCCGGCAGGCGCTGGACGACGCGGACGTGGCGCGCGAGGCGGTCCAGAACGCCGTGTTGCACGAACCGGGCGAGATTACGACGAACGACGGCGACCCCTACAGCGTCTTCACCTACTTCGGCCGGAAGTGGCACGACCGAGAGAAAGCGACTCCCTACGAACCCCCGCCAGCCGACGAACTGGCTGATGTCGACGGCGACGCGCTCCCGACACTGGCCGACCTCGGCTTCGATGAGCCAGAGGCGGACGTGCCTGCGGCGGGGACCGACGAAGCGCGGGCCCTGCTCGATGACTTCCTCGCGGAGAACGTCTACGAGTACGAGGAGCGCCGGGACTTTCCGGCCGACGAGTGCACCTCGCGGCTCTCGGCTCACCTGAAATTCGGGACCATCGGCATCCGCGAAGTGTACGACCGCACCGAGGACGCCAAAGAGGGGACTGGCGGTGACCGACGGGAGTCAGTCCGGGAGTTCCAGTCCCAGCTAGCCTGGCGGGAGTTCTACACGCAGGTACTGTTCGCCCACCCGCACGTCGTCAGTTCGAACTACAAGTCCTACGAGAACCCTATCGAGTGGGAAAACGACGAAGAGCTGTTGCAGGCCTGGAAGGACGGCGAGACGGGCTATCCCATCGTCGACGCCGGCATGCGACAGCTCCGGGAAGAGGCGTACATGCACAACCGCGTCCGGATGATCGTCGCCTCCTTTCTCACCAAGGACCTGCTCATCGACTGGCGGCACGGCTACGAGTGGTTCCGGGAGAAACTGGTCGACCACGACACGGCCAACGACAACGGCGGCTGGCAGTGGGCGGCCTCCACAGGGACCGACGCTCAGCCCTACTTCCGTATTTTCAATCCGATGACACAGGGCGAAGACTACGACCCGGACGCCGAGTACATCAAGGAGTACGTCCCGGAACTGCGGGATGCCGCGCCGGAAATTATCCACGACTGGAACGACTGCTCGCTCACGCAGCGGCGCAATGCCGCGCCGGAGTATCCGGACCCGGTTGTCAAGCACAGCGACCGTCGCGAGCAGGCGCTGGCGATGTTCGAGCGGGCCAGGGGTGACGACTAG
- a CDS encoding enoyl-CoA hydratase/isomerase family protein, which yields MLVWQALTDTTVIFPPVESHHMEDATVTLSVDDGIATVTLNQPESRNALSAELAEALTAQFESVTDSDARCVVLEGAGPAFCAGGDINAMLQGVKHDRPPAAQVELVVSSLHEAIRTVHSCPLPVVAKIDGPAFGAGAGLALACDIQVASTAGQIGFGFRQVGLASDSGVSYFLPRIVGPNKAKELLFTGELLDAEAAGKLGLFTRVFDAETFESEFSELVTDIAAGPTVALGHAKRLVNRSLDSSLEQALENEATAQGVAFTTDDHEEGATAFVEKRDPEFTGQ from the coding sequence ATGTTGGTCTGGCAGGCGCTGACGGACACCACTGTTATCTTTCCGCCGGTCGAGAGCCACCACATGGAAGATGCGACAGTGACGCTGTCTGTCGACGACGGGATTGCCACAGTGACGCTGAACCAGCCGGAGTCGCGAAACGCTCTGTCGGCGGAGTTGGCCGAAGCACTCACTGCCCAGTTCGAATCGGTGACCGACAGCGACGCCCGGTGTGTCGTACTGGAGGGCGCGGGACCGGCGTTCTGTGCCGGCGGGGACATCAATGCAATGCTACAGGGAGTGAAGCACGACCGACCACCGGCCGCACAAGTCGAACTGGTGGTCTCGTCGCTCCACGAAGCGATCCGGACCGTCCACAGCTGCCCCCTCCCGGTCGTCGCAAAAATCGACGGCCCCGCCTTCGGTGCCGGTGCCGGTCTCGCGCTGGCCTGTGATATACAGGTCGCGAGCACTGCCGGCCAGATCGGCTTCGGCTTCCGCCAGGTCGGACTGGCGAGTGACTCCGGCGTCTCCTATTTCCTTCCGCGAATCGTCGGCCCGAACAAGGCCAAGGAACTGCTGTTTACCGGCGAACTGCTGGACGCCGAGGCGGCCGGAAAACTCGGGCTGTTTACCCGGGTGTTCGACGCGGAGACGTTCGAATCGGAGTTTTCGGAACTCGTCACGGACATCGCCGCTGGACCGACGGTCGCGCTCGGCCACGCCAAGCGGCTGGTCAACCGGAGTCTGGACAGTTCGCTGGAACAGGCACTCGAAAACGAAGCCACCGCACAGGGCGTCGCTTTCACGACCGACGACCACGAGGAGGGCGCAACCGCGTTCGTCGAGAAACGTGACCCGGAGTTCACGGGTCAGTAA
- a CDS encoding Lrp/AsnC family transcriptional regulator: MTDDPPDWEFSERDMYILRELSADPQRSSRELADLLESEYGIDVSHVTVSESIREMRDAGVFRETIVPNEELFNFALFEFKFNPEHFADSWHDAMVAIRNDRHTLFYFLSDGEYQWKSVMMFPSRTAESRWIHDFYKDHGDVIQNIRNSVVHNVLKFKTDPELFTELDGERS, encoded by the coding sequence ATGACCGACGACCCCCCGGACTGGGAGTTCAGCGAGCGGGACATGTACATTCTGCGCGAACTCTCGGCGGACCCACAGCGGTCGTCCCGCGAGCTTGCGGACTTGCTGGAGTCCGAGTACGGCATCGACGTGTCCCATGTGACGGTCAGCGAATCGATCCGGGAGATGCGTGACGCGGGCGTCTTCCGGGAGACAATCGTCCCGAACGAGGAACTGTTCAATTTCGCGCTGTTCGAGTTCAAGTTCAACCCCGAGCATTTCGCCGACTCCTGGCACGACGCGATGGTCGCCATCCGCAACGACCGACACACGCTGTTTTACTTCCTCTCCGACGGCGAATATCAGTGGAAGTCAGTGATGATGTTCCCGAGTCGGACGGCCGAATCCCGCTGGATACACGACTTCTACAAGGACCACGGCGACGTGATTCAGAACATCCGGAACTCAGTCGTCCACAACGTCCTGAAATTCAAGACGGACCCGGAGCTGTTCACCGAACTCGACGGGGAGCGGTCGTAA
- a CDS encoding UPF0058 family protein encodes MHKDELLELHEQMVTIMEYFRDDMDSVDPDLFDAYQELDVRPSDVHKSKSEHKHAVFVLGNSLATAMSEDEFSDAGRVSKRMKELAEDAERKL; translated from the coding sequence ATGCACAAAGACGAGCTTCTCGAGCTACACGAGCAGATGGTGACGATCATGGAGTACTTCCGCGACGACATGGACTCGGTCGACCCGGACCTGTTCGACGCGTATCAGGAACTCGACGTGCGGCCATCGGACGTACACAAGTCAAAAAGCGAGCACAAACACGCCGTGTTCGTGCTCGGGAACTCCCTGGCGACGGCGATGAGCGAAGACGAGTTCTCGGACGCGGGCCGGGTCAGCAAGCGAATGAAGGAACTGGCCGAGGACGCCGAGCGGAAACTGTAA
- a CDS encoding ribbon-helix-helix domain-containing protein: protein MPKVEINIPEHLEMQIAQLVEKGEFLNREEAIEDLLSTGLKAYKTSGPQDEDEEPGFEEDGMMGHDDEYVF, encoded by the coding sequence ATGCCTAAGGTAGAGATCAATATCCCGGAACACCTGGAGATGCAGATCGCGCAGCTCGTCGAGAAAGGCGAGTTCCTCAACCGCGAGGAAGCCATCGAGGACCTCCTGTCGACCGGGCTCAAGGCGTACAAAACCTCCGGACCACAGGACGAAGACGAGGAGCCAGGGTTCGAAGAAGACGGCATGATGGGCCACGACGACGAGTACGTCTTCTGA
- a CDS encoding isochorismate synthase, whose protein sequence is MEPLRGDETTVGETTVVARGCRLDDAPVRAVLETDARPRFFWAAGTESIAARGSAATVTADGQSRFDDVRTAVEALFADCSVPDDLPSVARPRAFGGFAFHNGTHEGEDSPWDGFPSAAFFLPEIQVTRRDDDAWLTTVATGPEAATEAETLLEEWRDRLVADSERNPGTPPGISHRKRTPTQDGWREQVAAATESIDRGELQKVVLAQSLSATLDAELSVPDVMARLSKTYPDCYRFMLSPDSGGTFFGATPERLVSVRGRTVRTEALAGSTGRGDTPAEDEWLAAELLDSEKDRHEQKLVADAIRDQLKPFASTVRIGDRTVRRLATVQHLRTSITAELDDDEHVLSLVEALHPTPAVGGLPPDAALRTIRETEAFDRGWYAAPIGWVDAAGNGTFAVGIRSAVATEREATLFAGAGIVADSDPDREWDEVQLKYRPILDELE, encoded by the coding sequence ATGGAACCACTGCGTGGTGACGAGACGACGGTTGGTGAGACAACGGTCGTCGCACGCGGGTGTCGCCTCGACGATGCACCGGTGCGGGCGGTACTGGAAACGGACGCTCGCCCCCGGTTCTTCTGGGCGGCCGGTACAGAGTCAATCGCGGCCCGCGGGAGCGCGGCGACTGTGACTGCCGACGGGCAGTCGCGGTTCGACGACGTGCGGACAGCGGTCGAAGCGCTGTTCGCTGACTGCTCAGTTCCCGACGACCTCCCGAGCGTCGCTCGACCGCGAGCGTTCGGCGGGTTCGCTTTCCACAACGGAACGCATGAAGGAGAGGACTCTCCCTGGGATGGGTTCCCCAGTGCGGCGTTTTTCCTCCCCGAAATACAGGTAACCAGAAGGGACGACGATGCCTGGCTCACAACGGTCGCGACAGGACCTGAGGCCGCGACCGAAGCGGAGACGCTGCTTGAGGAGTGGCGCGACCGGCTGGTCGCAGACTCCGAGCGCAATCCGGGTACACCGCCGGGAATCTCACACCGGAAGCGCACGCCAACACAGGACGGCTGGCGCGAGCAGGTGGCGGCCGCCACAGAGAGTATCGACCGGGGCGAGCTCCAGAAGGTCGTGCTCGCCCAGAGTCTCAGCGCCACACTGGACGCGGAGCTATCGGTCCCGGACGTGATGGCCCGGTTGTCGAAGACGTACCCGGACTGCTACCGGTTCATGTTGTCGCCCGACTCCGGCGGCACCTTCTTCGGGGCTACGCCGGAGCGGCTGGTGTCGGTCCGCGGGCGAACCGTCCGCACGGAGGCCCTCGCTGGCTCGACGGGGCGGGGCGACACGCCCGCCGAGGACGAGTGGCTCGCCGCCGAACTCCTCGACAGCGAGAAGGACCGTCACGAACAGAAGCTCGTCGCCGACGCGATACGGGACCAGCTGAAACCGTTCGCCTCGACGGTCCGCATCGGCGACCGGACCGTCCGCCGGCTCGCCACGGTCCAGCACCTCCGCACGTCGATAACGGCCGAACTCGACGACGACGAGCACGTCCTCTCGCTGGTCGAGGCACTTCACCCGACGCCGGCCGTGGGCGGACTGCCGCCGGACGCGGCGCTGCGGACTATCCGCGAGACGGAGGCGTTCGACCGCGGCTGGTACGCCGCGCCGATAGGCTGGGTCGACGCCGCCGGCAACGGGACCTTTGCCGTCGGCATCCGCTCGGCTGTCGCCACGGAGCGCGAGGCGACGCTCTTTGCAGGCGCGGGCATCGTCGCGGACAGCGACCCCGACCGCGAGTGGGACGAGGTCCAGCTCAAATACCGGCCGATACTCGACGAACTAGAATGA
- the menD gene encoding 2-succinyl-5-enolpyruvyl-6-hydroxy-3-cyclohexene-1-carboxylic-acid synthase, whose amino-acid sequence MTAPNVNTLWAETLVSELAAGGVDAVCLSPGSRSTPLTVAFAEHPDIEVFSHLDERSAAFFALGRARRTGEPTPLVCTSGTAAANYHPAVIEANQSGVPLLLLTADRPPELIDSGANQTVDQEKLYGDAVRWYRDMPEPEAEPRKIRMLRTTAARALAESTGADPGPVHLNCRFRKPLEPTPMPDDDPAGVPAGWAGGDDAAEVGRDGPFVTTSQGVAAPDERTVRRVQDTLRSAERGLIVAGPADQGLSAESLERLATATGFPVLADPLSDLRFGPHVDRLDVPVCGGYDGYLGSDGVDEWSDPDAVVRFGASPTSKPLRHYLRDADCQQFLVDPAGGWSEAEFTATDLLVADPDATADALAAGSLGSVAASWREQFARAEQTHWDAVSETAAETYWEGGVLSDVAALAPDPATLFVSNSMPIRDMDRFGRPRDADLTVLGNRGASGIDGITSTALGAGSATADPLVLVTGDLAYYHDMNGLLALGRCAVDATVVLLNNDGGGIFHMLPIDDHPTFEDQFRTPHGLDFEPTEALYSLEFERVADRRQFRERFGESVRADGTQVIEVQFDAGDSHAVRARLAERVAETLAGD is encoded by the coding sequence ATGACCGCCCCGAACGTCAACACGCTGTGGGCGGAGACGCTCGTTTCCGAACTCGCCGCGGGTGGCGTCGACGCGGTGTGTCTCTCGCCCGGCAGTCGCTCGACGCCGCTGACGGTGGCATTCGCCGAGCACCCCGACATCGAAGTGTTCTCCCACCTCGACGAGCGCTCGGCGGCCTTCTTCGCGCTGGGTCGCGCCCGCCGGACGGGTGAGCCGACGCCGCTGGTCTGTACCTCCGGCACTGCCGCGGCGAACTACCACCCGGCGGTCATCGAAGCGAACCAGTCAGGCGTTCCACTACTCTTGCTGACGGCGGACCGACCGCCGGAACTCATCGACAGCGGAGCAAACCAGACCGTCGACCAGGAGAAACTGTACGGCGACGCCGTCCGCTGGTATCGGGACATGCCCGAACCCGAGGCCGAGCCACGGAAGATTCGGATGCTGCGGACCACCGCGGCCCGCGCGCTCGCAGAGAGCACCGGCGCCGACCCGGGGCCGGTCCACCTGAACTGTCGGTTCCGGAAGCCGCTGGAGCCGACGCCGATGCCAGATGACGACCCGGCGGGCGTTCCCGCTGGCTGGGCGGGCGGCGACGACGCGGCCGAGGTTGGCCGCGACGGCCCGTTCGTCACGACGAGCCAGGGCGTCGCTGCGCCGGACGAGCGGACGGTGCGCCGGGTACAGGACACGCTTCGGTCCGCCGAGCGAGGCCTCATCGTCGCTGGGCCGGCCGACCAGGGACTCAGCGCAGAGTCGCTTGAACGGCTGGCAACAGCCACGGGCTTCCCCGTTCTGGCGGATCCGCTGTCGGACCTGCGGTTCGGCCCGCACGTCGACCGGCTCGACGTGCCGGTCTGTGGCGGCTACGACGGCTATCTCGGAAGCGACGGCGTCGACGAGTGGAGCGACCCCGATGCCGTCGTCCGCTTCGGCGCGTCGCCGACCTCGAAGCCGCTGCGTCACTACCTCCGGGACGCCGACTGCCAGCAGTTCCTCGTTGACCCGGCCGGCGGCTGGTCGGAGGCCGAGTTCACGGCGACGGACCTGCTCGTTGCCGACCCCGACGCCACCGCGGATGCGCTCGCGGCAGGGTCGCTGGGTAGCGTTGCGGCGTCGTGGCGCGAACAGTTCGCCAGGGCGGAACAGACCCACTGGGACGCCGTGAGCGAAACCGCCGCGGAAACCTACTGGGAAGGCGGCGTCCTCTCTGACGTGGCCGCGCTGGCCCCGGACCCGGCCACGCTGTTTGTCTCCAACAGTATGCCGATACGGGACATGGACCGCTTTGGCCGGCCCCGTGACGCCGACCTGACCGTGCTTGGAAACCGCGGGGCGAGCGGGATCGACGGCATCACCTCGACGGCGCTCGGGGCCGGGAGCGCGACGGCGGACCCGCTCGTGCTCGTCACCGGCGACCTGGCGTACTACCACGACATGAACGGCCTCCTCGCGCTCGGTCGCTGTGCGGTGGACGCGACGGTCGTCTTGCTCAACAACGACGGCGGCGGCATCTTCCACATGCTCCCAATCGATGACCACCCCACCTTCGAGGACCAGTTCCGAACGCCACACGGGCTCGATTTCGAGCCGACGGAGGCGCTCTACTCGCTGGAGTTCGAGCGGGTGGCCGACCGCCGGCAGTTCCGCGAGCGGTTCGGCGAGTCGGTCCGAGCCGATGGGACACAAGTCATCGAGGTCCAGTTCGACGCGGGCGACAGCCACGCGGTCAGAGCCCGGCTTGCCGAACGGGTCGCCGAAACCCTCGCTGGCGACTGA
- a CDS encoding J domain-containing protein has protein sequence MTETFYEVLGVSTDASTAAIEAAYRERLKETHPDVSDAADAGEATQRLIEARDVLTDEDERARYDRVGHDAYVAGESDIADGGGSDAAEAARRAGYDGSASAGDRAEASTDRSTSRTSARERARRERAARDRVAEDRHERSTDDTDASSSDDKSSETTSETATASESDSGWQSGTTATSGFSDNAGGGATWSSSSAYSVRQTDTPSRGSLLEKPTGRGLTLFAITFALYPVMLFSALLPAFPLWVNLTIGVCTLFMIGYLQSEPTIAIMVFGSWSLTTTVLLVTLNISAFSLIGALALSGTWLPFGLSLLTASVLRL, from the coding sequence ATGACGGAGACGTTCTACGAGGTACTGGGCGTTTCAACCGACGCCTCGACGGCGGCTATCGAAGCGGCGTACCGGGAGCGGCTGAAGGAAACCCATCCCGACGTGAGCGACGCGGCCGACGCCGGCGAGGCGACACAGCGACTCATCGAGGCCCGCGACGTACTCACCGACGAGGACGAGCGGGCGCGATACGACCGGGTGGGTCACGACGCCTACGTCGCGGGCGAGAGCGATATAGCGGACGGCGGCGGCAGTGACGCGGCCGAAGCGGCACGGCGCGCGGGCTACGACGGGTCTGCGTCGGCCGGCGACCGGGCCGAAGCGAGCACTGACCGCAGTACATCTCGGACGAGCGCCCGGGAGCGGGCACGCCGCGAACGGGCCGCCAGGGACCGCGTCGCAGAGGACAGACACGAGCGCTCGACGGACGACACTGATGCGTCGTCGAGCGACGACAAGTCGAGCGAAACGACCAGCGAGACGGCGACAGCGTCTGAGTCAGATTCGGGCTGGCAATCCGGAACCACCGCGACCAGTGGCTTCAGCGACAACGCCGGCGGCGGTGCCACCTGGAGTTCGTCGTCCGCGTACTCTGTCCGCCAGACCGACACTCCCTCCCGCGGATCGCTTTTGGAGAAGCCAACCGGCCGGGGGCTGACACTGTTTGCCATTACCTTTGCGCTCTATCCGGTAATGCTGTTCAGCGCGCTGCTCCCGGCGTTCCCGCTGTGGGTCAATCTGACAATCGGGGTCTGCACCCTCTTCATGATCGGCTATCTCCAGTCCGAGCCCACTATCGCGATCATGGTATTCGGGAGCTGGAGCCTGACGACGACGGTGCTGCTGGTCACGCTGAACATCAGCGCGTTCTCGCTCATCGGGGCGCTCGCACTGTCGGGGACGTGGCTCCCGTTCGGACTGTCGCTGTTGACGGCGTCCGTGTTGCGGCTCTGA
- a CDS encoding 1,4-dihydroxy-2-naphthoyl-CoA synthase: MVSELFDPERWTAIDRFDFADITYHRSTDTGAVRIAFDRPGKRNAFRPETVDELATALDHAKRQTDVGCVLLTGNGPSEKDGGWAFCAGGDQSIRGESGYEYSESPRDSDTASGEQSDPRETSDGVEDDAPENVGRLHILEVQRQIRHIPKPVVAVVPGWAVGGGHSLHVVCDLTLASEEHAKFLQTDPDVGSFDGGFGSAYLARQVGQKKAREVFFLGKTYDAAEAADMGMVNDVVPHEDLEDTAIEWAERMNEKSPTAMRMLKYAFNLDSDGMVGQQVFAGEATRLAYMTDEAQEGRDAFNEGRDPDFDDVPWHY, encoded by the coding sequence ATGGTCTCTGAACTATTCGACCCGGAGCGGTGGACGGCCATCGACCGGTTCGACTTCGCCGACATCACCTATCACCGCTCGACCGACACGGGCGCGGTGCGTATCGCCTTCGACCGACCGGGGAAGCGCAACGCCTTCCGCCCGGAGACGGTCGACGAACTCGCGACGGCACTGGATCACGCCAAGCGCCAGACTGACGTGGGCTGTGTCCTCCTGACCGGGAACGGCCCCTCCGAGAAGGACGGCGGCTGGGCCTTCTGTGCCGGTGGGGACCAGAGCATTCGCGGTGAAAGCGGCTACGAGTACAGCGAGTCGCCACGCGACTCGGACACAGCGAGCGGGGAGCAAAGCGACCCACGAGAGACGAGCGACGGCGTAGAAGATGACGCGCCGGAGAACGTCGGCCGCCTCCACATTCTCGAAGTCCAGCGCCAGATCCGCCACATCCCAAAGCCCGTCGTCGCCGTCGTCCCAGGGTGGGCCGTCGGCGGCGGCCACTCGCTGCACGTCGTCTGTGACCTCACGCTCGCCAGCGAGGAGCACGCCAAGTTCCTTCAGACGGACCCCGACGTGGGGAGCTTCGATGGCGGCTTCGGCTCGGCGTATCTCGCGCGACAGGTCGGCCAGAAGAAGGCCCGCGAGGTGTTCTTCCTCGGCAAGACCTACGACGCCGCCGAAGCCGCCGACATGGGGATGGTCAACGACGTGGTTCCTCACGAGGACCTTGAGGACACTGCTATAGAGTGGGCCGAGCGCATGAACGAGAAGTCACCGACGGCGATGCGGATGCTCAAGTACGCATTCAATCTCGACTCCGATGGGATGGTCGGTCAGCAGGTGTTCGCCGGGGAGGCGACGCGGCTGGCCTACATGACCGACGAGGCCCAGGAGGGGCGGGACGCGTTCAACGAGGGCCGCGACCCGGACTTCGACGACGTGCCGTGGCACTACTAA